A window of Bradyrhizobium sp. AZCC 1610 contains these coding sequences:
- a CDS encoding inositol monophosphatase family protein: MADADIADRIWARDAALLRDTVREAGALALSLFRTELKNWTKGASSPVSEADIAVNDLVERRLRAATPDYGWLSEESVDDDSRLGKELVWIVDPIDGTRGYLAGREDWCVSVALVAGATPVLAAVFAPASDEFFVAIRGEGTTRNERPVRAAAGTELDFSRMAGPKPLVQRLSSSPDEITLHPRIGSLALRLCRVADGSLDAAFAGGQSRDWDLAAANLIVQEANGRMTALSGDAIEYNRREVVHGVLVAAGQDRHARIVEHFRNRPLP, translated from the coding sequence TTGGCGGACGCTGATATCGCCGACAGGATCTGGGCGCGCGACGCCGCGCTGTTGCGGGACACCGTGCGCGAAGCCGGCGCGCTGGCCTTGTCGCTGTTTCGCACCGAGCTGAAGAACTGGACCAAGGGCGCCTCGTCGCCGGTCTCCGAGGCCGACATCGCCGTCAACGACCTTGTCGAGCGGCGGCTGCGCGCGGCGACGCCGGATTATGGCTGGCTGTCGGAAGAGAGCGTCGACGATGATTCCCGTCTCGGCAAGGAACTGGTCTGGATCGTCGACCCGATCGACGGCACCCGCGGCTATCTCGCCGGCCGTGAAGACTGGTGCGTGAGCGTGGCGCTAGTTGCGGGCGCTACGCCGGTGCTGGCGGCGGTGTTCGCTCCCGCCAGCGACGAATTCTTCGTCGCGATCCGTGGCGAGGGCACCACGCGCAACGAAAGGCCGGTGCGTGCGGCTGCTGGCACGGAACTCGATTTTTCCCGCATGGCTGGACCAAAACCGCTGGTGCAGCGGCTGAGTTCGTCACCGGATGAGATTACGCTGCATCCGCGGATCGGATCGCTGGCGCTTCGGCTGTGCCGGGTCGCTGACGGCAGCCTCGATGCCGCTTTTGCAGGCGGTCAGAGCCGCGACTGGGATCTTGCCGCAGCGAATTTGATCGTGCAGGAAGCGAATGGTAGAATGACCGCACTCTCGGGGGATGCGATTGAGTATAATCGCCGGGAGGTGGTGCACGGGGTGCTGGTGGCGGCGGGACAGGATCGACATGCGCGGATTGTCGAGCATTTCCGAAATCGTCCGCTGCCCTGA
- a CDS encoding DUF4170 domain-containing protein — protein sequence MPDSAPQQLLHLVIGGELTDLEHITFKDLDQVDIVGVYPNYASAHAAWKAKAQQTVDNAHMRYFVVHLHRLLDPGQDTKSSS from the coding sequence ATGCCAGATAGTGCCCCGCAGCAATTGCTTCACCTCGTCATCGGCGGCGAGTTGACCGATCTCGAACACATCACGTTCAAGGACCTCGACCAGGTCGACATCGTCGGCGTGTATCCCAATTACGCATCCGCACACGCGGCCTGGAAGGCGAAGGCGCAGCAGACCGTTGACAATGCCCACATGCGCTACTTCGTGGTTCACCTCCACCGGCTGCTCGATCCAGGTCAAGACACGAAGTCCTCCAGTTGA
- a CDS encoding lysophospholipid acyltransferase family protein, translated as MKRFLRDLLRSSWVQRALGVLAAEYLRLVWLTNRFSYDPANVYDIVEPEMPAIFAFWHGQHFMTPFIKTRESHRAKVLISRHRDGEFNAIAAERLGIGTIRGSGDHGGAFHRKGGVGAFREMLQALEDKWNVATTADVPKRARVVGLGIIMLARESGRPIMPFAMVTSRFIRLKNWDSTTINLPFGRGAVVGIEHVYVPPDADAETMEKLRIQVESYLNEATRRAYAAVGRPEAALG; from the coding sequence TTGAAACGATTCCTTCGCGATTTGCTGCGCAGCAGCTGGGTTCAGCGCGCGCTGGGTGTGCTTGCGGCCGAATATCTGCGGCTGGTCTGGCTGACCAACCGCTTCAGCTATGATCCGGCCAACGTTTACGACATCGTCGAGCCGGAGATGCCGGCGATCTTCGCATTCTGGCACGGCCAGCATTTCATGACGCCGTTCATCAAGACCAGGGAGAGCCATCGCGCCAAGGTGCTGATCTCGCGGCATCGCGACGGCGAGTTCAACGCCATCGCCGCCGAGCGGCTCGGCATCGGCACGATCAGAGGCTCCGGCGATCACGGCGGCGCCTTTCACCGCAAGGGCGGCGTCGGCGCCTTCAGGGAAATGCTGCAGGCGCTGGAAGATAAGTGGAACGTCGCTACCACCGCCGACGTGCCGAAGCGCGCGCGAGTCGTGGGGCTTGGAATCATCATGCTGGCGCGGGAGTCGGGCCGGCCGATCATGCCGTTTGCGATGGTGACCTCCAGGTTCATCCGGTTGAAGAACTGGGACTCTACCACCATCAATTTGCCATTCGGGCGCGGTGCCGTGGTAGGCATTGAACATGTATACGTGCCGCCGGACGCCGATGCCGAGACTATGGAAAAGTTGCGTATTCAGGTAGAATCTTATCTGAACGAAGCGACCCGTCGTGCCTATGCCGCCGTCGGGCGTCCGGAGGCCGCTCTTGGCTAG
- a CDS encoding 3-deoxy-D-manno-octulosonic acid transferase, protein MPPSGVRRPLLASSLPMTLRVYRKLSSVIVPLSPALISRRLKLGKEDPARVGERRGLSADIRPTGPLVWIHGASVGEVLAAAALIERLRALDLRVLVTSGTVTSAAIVAKRFPADVIHQYVPYDSPRYVTRFLDHWRPSLALFIESDLWPNLILSSAARRLPMVLINGRMSQRSFPRWRRVAGTISALLGKFDICLAQSQTDADRFTALGSRNVIVTGNLKLDVPAPPADGNKLDMLMSMTRGRPVVVAASTHPGEEEILTETHRTLARYFPKLLTVIVPRHPDRGEAIARMIAASGLNPTLRSHEDLPTATTDIYVADTMGELGLFYRLAPIVFMGGSLVEHGGQNPIEAIKLGASIVHGPHVFNFTDVYEALDSAGGARRADTQEALVKQLGQMLADPKAREAVLAASERVVGQLGGALERTLFALEPYLLQLRIEMGAANA, encoded by the coding sequence ATGCCGCCGTCGGGCGTCCGGAGGCCGCTCTTGGCTAGTTCGCTGCCGATGACGTTGCGCGTCTACCGGAAACTGTCGTCCGTGATCGTGCCGCTGTCGCCTGCGTTGATCAGCCGGCGGTTAAAGCTCGGCAAGGAAGACCCGGCGCGGGTCGGCGAGCGCCGCGGTCTGAGCGCCGATATCCGGCCCACCGGGCCGCTGGTGTGGATTCACGGCGCCAGCGTCGGCGAGGTGCTGGCGGCGGCGGCGCTGATCGAGCGGCTGCGGGCGCTCGACCTGCGTGTCCTCGTGACCTCCGGCACGGTGACCTCGGCTGCGATCGTCGCCAAGCGGTTCCCCGCTGACGTCATCCATCAATATGTGCCCTACGACTCGCCACGCTACGTCACGCGGTTTCTCGATCACTGGCGGCCCTCGCTGGCGCTGTTCATCGAATCGGACCTGTGGCCGAACCTGATCCTGTCGAGCGCCGCGCGGCGGCTGCCGATGGTGCTGATCAACGGCCGGATGTCGCAGCGCTCGTTTCCGCGCTGGCGCCGGGTCGCAGGGACGATCTCGGCACTGCTCGGCAAGTTTGACATCTGCCTGGCGCAATCGCAGACCGATGCGGATCGTTTTACCGCGCTGGGCAGCCGCAACGTCATCGTCACGGGAAATCTCAAGCTCGACGTTCCTGCGCCGCCAGCCGACGGCAACAAACTGGATATGTTGATGTCGATGACGCGCGGCCGCCCGGTGGTGGTCGCAGCCTCCACGCATCCCGGCGAAGAGGAAATCCTCACGGAAACCCACCGGACGCTCGCCCGCTATTTTCCAAAGCTGTTGACCGTGATTGTGCCGCGGCATCCCGATCGCGGCGAGGCCATCGCGCGCATGATCGCAGCTTCCGGCCTCAATCCGACCCTGCGCTCGCATGAGGACTTACCCACCGCTACGACCGACATCTATGTCGCCGACACCATGGGCGAACTGGGGTTGTTCTACCGGCTGGCGCCGATCGTGTTCATGGGCGGATCGCTGGTCGAGCATGGCGGGCAGAATCCGATCGAGGCGATCAAGCTCGGTGCCTCGATTGTCCACGGCCCCCACGTGTTCAATTTCACCGATGTGTATGAGGCGCTCGATTCCGCCGGCGGCGCGCGGCGGGCTGATACGCAGGAAGCGCTGGTCAAGCAGCTCGGGCAGATGCTCGCCGATCCCAAGGCGCGCGAAGCCGTGCTGGCTGCGTCCGAGCGCGTGGTCGGGCAGCTCGGCGGCGCGCTGGAGCGCACGCTCTTCGCGCTCGAGCCGTATTTGCTGCAACTGCGGATCGAGATGGGAGCGGCCAATGCGTGA
- the lpxK gene encoding tetraacyldisaccharide 4'-kinase: protein MREPGFWHGPSSLNSHLLKPLAALYGAVAAKRLQRKGLNAGIPVLCVGNYNVGGAGKTPTVLALAKLLRELGETPVVLSRGYGGELRGPVRVDPVRHAASDVGDEPLMLAGHLPVVVSRKRADGVPLALSRGATVILMDDGFQSPAIVKDASLIVIDSERGIGNGQVFPAGPLRAPLRPQLARTDALIVVGNGSAAEQVAAEIVAQGKPVLSAHLKPDEAQVAQLRGKRVLAFAGIGDPTRFFNTLRASGIEVAGQRAFADHHAYSQAEIESLIAEARGEALTLVTTEKDLARLWYGGTLPEWAKQIVPFGVALEFDDKGLLRKFISARLFKARERPAD from the coding sequence ATGCGTGAGCCGGGCTTCTGGCACGGCCCGTCTTCGCTCAACTCGCATCTATTGAAACCGCTCGCCGCACTCTATGGCGCCGTTGCCGCAAAGCGCCTGCAGCGCAAGGGACTGAACGCCGGCATTCCGGTGCTCTGCGTCGGCAACTATAACGTCGGTGGCGCCGGCAAGACGCCGACCGTGCTGGCGCTGGCGAAGCTGCTGCGCGAGCTCGGCGAGACGCCGGTCGTGCTCAGCCGCGGCTATGGCGGCGAATTGCGCGGCCCGGTCAGGGTCGATCCTGTCAGGCACGCGGCTTCCGATGTCGGCGACGAGCCGTTGATGCTGGCAGGCCATTTGCCGGTCGTGGTGTCGCGCAAGCGCGCGGACGGCGTGCCGCTGGCGCTGTCGCGGGGCGCCACCGTGATCCTGATGGACGACGGCTTCCAGAGCCCGGCGATTGTCAAGGACGCTTCCCTGATCGTGATCGATAGCGAGCGCGGAATAGGCAACGGGCAGGTATTTCCCGCCGGCCCCCTGCGTGCGCCGTTGCGGCCGCAACTGGCGCGCACCGACGCGCTGATCGTCGTCGGCAACGGCAGTGCTGCCGAGCAGGTCGCGGCCGAGATCGTGGCGCAGGGCAAGCCGGTGTTATCAGCGCATCTGAAGCCGGATGAGGCGCAGGTCGCACAGCTTCGGGGCAAGCGCGTGCTGGCGTTTGCCGGCATCGGCGATCCCACCCGATTCTTCAACACGCTGCGCGCCAGCGGCATCGAAGTGGCCGGGCAGCGCGCCTTCGCCGATCATCATGCTTATTCGCAGGCCGAGATCGAAAGCCTGATCGCCGAGGCGAGAGGCGAGGCGCTGACGCTGGTGACGACGGAAAAGGATCTGGCGCGGCTGTGGTATGGCGGGACCTTGCCGGAATGGGCAAAGCAGATCGTACCGTTCGGCGTGGCGCTCGAATTCGATGACAAGGGATTGCTGCGGAAGTTCATATCGGCGCGCCTGTTCAAGGCGCGCGAGAGGCCGGCTGACTAG
- a CDS encoding DUF2093 domain-containing protein has protein sequence MLNKFGPSGHGEAQVQYLDGDFRVISPGTYVRCAITDVRIPLDELKYWSVDLQEAYSVPTAVLQRHFPGALKTQG, from the coding sequence GTGCTCAATAAATTCGGACCCTCGGGCCATGGCGAAGCGCAGGTGCAATATCTGGACGGCGATTTCCGCGTGATCTCGCCCGGTACCTATGTGCGCTGCGCCATCACCGACGTGCGGATCCCGCTCGACGAATTGAAGTACTGGAGCGTCGACCTGCAGGAGGCCTATTCGGTTCCGACCGCCGTGCTGCAGCGGCACTTTCCCGGCGCGCTGAAGACGCAGGGCTAG
- a CDS encoding dienelactone hydrolase family protein: MRLLSATLFLTLLTAACTAGAAPLPAPRQVDIPARGLTLHAQLYKPDGDGPFSTVIALHGCGGLSGQSEPVLPRYRDWAEQLLKAGHAVLLPDSYGSRELGPQCRVNERRVLARRERVADVNASRQWLLQQPWAARDRISLMGWANGASAVLWAVRPQSSARGIGPDFRSAIAFYPDCRISSGLGWSTRMPTLLLIGAQDDVSSPSACRQIVDDARGRSALVQIVIYPGASHDFDRANLPLRAIAGSDAALPERGHIGTDADARRDAQRRVAEWLAR, from the coding sequence ATGCGCCTGTTGTCAGCAACGCTATTCCTGACGCTCCTTACTGCGGCCTGCACGGCCGGTGCCGCGCCGTTGCCGGCCCCGCGCCAGGTCGATATCCCGGCAAGGGGTCTGACCCTGCATGCCCAGCTCTACAAGCCGGATGGTGACGGCCCGTTTTCCACCGTGATCGCGCTGCATGGCTGCGGCGGATTGAGCGGGCAGTCGGAGCCCGTGCTGCCGCGCTACCGCGACTGGGCGGAACAGCTGTTGAAGGCGGGCCATGCGGTGCTGCTGCCGGACAGTTACGGTTCGCGGGAGCTCGGCCCGCAATGCCGCGTCAATGAGCGCCGTGTGCTCGCCCGCCGCGAGCGGGTGGCCGATGTCAATGCATCGCGGCAATGGTTGCTGCAGCAACCCTGGGCCGCGCGTGACCGGATCAGCCTGATGGGATGGGCGAACGGCGCCAGCGCGGTGCTGTGGGCGGTGCGTCCGCAATCGTCAGCGCGCGGTATCGGGCCGGATTTTCGCTCGGCGATCGCATTCTATCCGGATTGCCGGATCTCGTCCGGCCTCGGCTGGAGCACGCGCATGCCGACGCTGCTGCTGATCGGCGCGCAGGACGACGTCAGTTCGCCGTCCGCCTGTCGCCAGATTGTGGATGACGCCCGCGGCCGCAGCGCGCTGGTGCAGATCGTGATCTATCCCGGCGCATCCCACGATTTCGACCGCGCCAACCTGCCGCTGCGGGCGATCGCAGGCTCCGATGCCGCGTTGCCCGAACGCGGTCATATCGGCACGGATGCGGACGCGCGCAGGGACGCGCAACGGCGCGTTGCGGAGTGGCTGGCGCGCTAG
- the xseA gene encoding exodeoxyribonuclease VII large subunit, protein MPAAENLINAPEFTVSELSSALKRTVEDAYGHVRVRGEISGFRGPHSSGHCYFALKDESAKIEAVIWKFAHARMRFKPQEGLEVIATGKLTTYPGSSKYQIVIEALEPAGIGALMALMEERKRKLAAEGLFDEARKQLLPWLPEVIGVVTSPTGAVIRDILHRLQDRFPRRVLVWPVKVQGEGSAEQVAAAIRGFNALPEAGKIPRPDLLIVARGGGSLEDLWSFNEEIVVRAAAESTIPLISAVGHETDITLIDFAADKRAPTPTAAAEMAVPVRSELFVEVESLARRTIVCWQRGQESRRNELRAAARALPGLSELLAIPRQRLDHLGAALPRGLKANTHAHHRRFSHLSAGLTLKVLRGQVAQANHRLTVSGERIRLSARALLRNRQDRFAGLEVRLKASKLSNAQAQRNAIARDRERAQRLAERARRALETALQRLDARVAHSGQLLSALSYRGVLARGFALVRDAQGHAVHAAAAIGPSAHLSIEFADGRVGATADADRPQTTAPAASTPKATPHEAKPAAPKRVAKPVDQGSLF, encoded by the coding sequence ATGCCAGCTGCCGAAAACCTGATCAACGCGCCCGAATTCACCGTCTCCGAGCTATCCTCCGCGCTGAAGCGGACGGTGGAGGACGCCTACGGGCACGTGCGCGTCCGCGGCGAGATCTCCGGCTTCCGCGGGCCGCACTCCTCGGGCCATTGCTATTTCGCGCTGAAGGACGAGAGCGCCAAGATCGAGGCGGTGATCTGGAAATTCGCCCACGCCCGGATGCGGTTCAAGCCGCAGGAGGGGCTCGAGGTCATCGCCACCGGCAAGCTCACGACCTATCCCGGGTCGTCGAAATACCAGATCGTCATCGAAGCGCTCGAGCCCGCCGGGATCGGCGCGCTGATGGCGCTGATGGAGGAGCGCAAGCGGAAGCTCGCGGCCGAAGGCCTGTTCGACGAGGCGCGCAAGCAATTGCTGCCATGGCTACCGGAGGTGATCGGGGTCGTCACCTCGCCGACCGGCGCCGTAATCCGCGACATCCTGCATCGGCTGCAGGACCGTTTTCCCCGCCGCGTGCTGGTGTGGCCGGTCAAGGTCCAGGGCGAAGGCTCGGCCGAACAGGTGGCCGCCGCCATCCGCGGCTTCAATGCGCTGCCCGAAGCGGGAAAGATTCCGCGGCCGGATCTGCTGATCGTCGCGCGCGGCGGCGGCTCGCTGGAGGATTTGTGGTCGTTCAACGAGGAGATCGTGGTTCGCGCCGCCGCCGAGAGCACGATCCCGCTGATTTCGGCCGTCGGCCACGAGACCGATATCACGCTGATCGATTTCGCCGCCGACAAGCGCGCCCCGACGCCTACGGCCGCGGCCGAAATGGCGGTTCCTGTCCGTAGCGAATTGTTCGTCGAGGTCGAAAGCCTGGCGCGGCGCACGATAGTGTGCTGGCAGCGCGGGCAGGAGAGCCGCCGCAATGAATTGCGCGCCGCCGCCCGGGCGCTGCCGGGTTTAAGCGAGCTGCTCGCGATCCCGCGGCAGCGGCTGGATCATCTCGGCGCCGCCCTGCCCCGCGGATTGAAGGCCAATACCCACGCCCATCACCGCCGCTTTTCGCATCTGAGCGCCGGCCTGACGCTGAAGGTTTTGCGCGGGCAGGTCGCGCAAGCCAATCACCGCCTCACGGTGTCGGGCGAACGCATCAGGCTGTCCGCCCGCGCGCTGCTGCGCAACCGGCAGGACCGCTTTGCCGGGCTGGAGGTCAGGCTGAAGGCCTCAAAACTCTCCAACGCCCAGGCGCAGCGCAATGCCATAGCGCGTGACCGCGAGCGCGCGCAACGGCTGGCGGAGCGCGCCCGCCGCGCGCTCGAGACCGCCCTGCAGCGTCTCGACGCGCGTGTCGCCCATAGCGGTCAATTGTTGTCGGCGCTGTCCTACCGCGGCGTGCTCGCGCGCGGCTTTGCCCTGGTGCGCGACGCGCAGGGGCACGCGGTGCATGCCGCCGCCGCGATCGGACCGAGCGCGCATCTGTCGATCGAATTCGCCGATGGCCGCGTCGGCGCCACCGCGGATGCGGATCGGCCCCAGACCACGGCTCCCGCCGCGAGTACGCCGAAGGCGACGCCGCACGAGGCGAAGCCGGCGGCGCCGAAGCGCGTGGCCAAGCCGGTTGATCAGGGAAGTCTGTTCTAG
- a CDS encoding alpha/beta fold hydrolase → MFKFLIRGSVSLLKWVLCGVGVLALMVLALLATPLQPLPELQAISRTRATVDLSSLPAIERLQARDGTWLGFRHYGAGGAPTGRVAIVIHGSSGSSGGTIHALSQALAGHGVETFAVDMRGHGTSGTRGDIGYVGQLEDDLADFVAVLRNTVPSAPLTLVGHSSGGGFALRVAGSPIQNLFERFVLLAPYLGYDAPSTRPGSGGWASADIPRILGLLALRKLGITCCEALPVLALAVPPNSEKTLVSTYTDRLMRNFAVRGDFRHDLAAATKPLTIISGADDEVMFSDKYAEAVRSAKVAVDVRVLDGINHMGIVAAPKAVSIVAEDVATRAMAGS, encoded by the coding sequence ATGTTCAAATTCCTGATTCGCGGCTCCGTGAGCCTCCTGAAATGGGTCCTGTGCGGCGTCGGCGTGCTGGCGCTGATGGTGCTGGCCCTGCTGGCAACGCCGCTGCAGCCGCTGCCGGAACTGCAAGCGATCTCGCGGACGCGAGCCACCGTCGATCTTTCCAGCCTGCCTGCGATTGAGCGGCTCCAGGCCCGCGACGGCACATGGCTCGGCTTCCGCCATTATGGCGCGGGCGGCGCGCCGACGGGGCGCGTGGCGATCGTGATTCATGGCTCCTCCGGTTCCAGCGGTGGCACCATCCATGCGCTGTCGCAGGCGCTGGCTGGGCACGGCGTGGAAACCTTTGCGGTCGACATGCGCGGCCACGGCACGTCAGGCACGCGCGGCGATATCGGCTATGTCGGCCAGCTCGAGGACGACCTCGCCGATTTCGTCGCGGTCTTGCGCAACACCGTGCCGTCAGCGCCGCTGACCTTGGTCGGCCATTCGTCCGGCGGCGGCTTTGCGCTGCGCGTGGCCGGCTCGCCGATCCAGAACCTGTTCGAGCGCTTCGTGCTGCTCGCGCCCTATCTCGGCTACGACGCTCCCTCCACCCGGCCGGGCTCCGGCGGCTGGGCCAGCGCCGATATCCCGCGCATCCTCGGCCTGCTGGCGCTGCGCAAGCTCGGGATCACCTGCTGTGAGGCGCTGCCGGTGCTGGCGCTCGCGGTGCCACCGAACTCCGAGAAGACGCTGGTGTCGACCTATACCGACCGGTTGATGCGCAACTTTGCGGTGCGGGGCGATTTCCGCCACGATCTCGCCGCCGCGACAAAACCGCTCACGATCATCTCCGGCGCCGACGACGAAGTGATGTTTTCGGACAAATACGCCGAAGCCGTGCGTAGCGCGAAGGTCGCGGTCGACGTCAGGGTGCTCGACGGCATCAACCACATGGGTATCGTCGCTGCGCCGAAGGCGGTATCCATCGTCGCCGAGGATGTTGCCACGCGCGCCATGGCGGGGTCATAG
- a CDS encoding winged helix-turn-helix domain-containing protein, protein MAEIDDIIHQPLRLRIMAGLNALPAGTGLEFSKLKQLTGATDGNLGAHIETLARAGYVVVEKAFVGKKPQTTVTATAAGRGAFARHVATLQEIIAGSGRKV, encoded by the coding sequence ATGGCCGAGATCGACGATATCATCCATCAACCGCTGCGCTTGCGGATCATGGCGGGGCTGAACGCGCTGCCGGCGGGCACCGGGCTGGAATTCTCAAAACTGAAGCAACTCACCGGCGCCACCGACGGCAATCTTGGCGCCCATATCGAGACGCTGGCCAGGGCCGGTTATGTCGTGGTGGAAAAGGCCTTTGTCGGCAAGAAACCACAGACCACGGTAACCGCGACCGCGGCCGGCCGCGGCGCCTTCGCCCGCCATGTCGCCACGCTGCAGGAGATCATCGCCGGGTCAGGGAGGAAAGTGTAG
- the purD gene encoding phosphoribosylamine--glycine ligase, producing the protein MNILLLGSGGREHALAWKIAASPLLTKLWCAPGNAGIAREAECVALDITDHAAVIDFCQRNAVDFVVVGPETPLAAGIVDDLAAAGIKAFGPSKQAAQLEGSKGFTKALCTEFNIPTGAYGRFTTADDALAYVRAQGAPIVVKADGLAAGKGVVVAKTLDEAEAAIAMMFDGAFGAAGAEVVIEEYLEGREISFFALCDGETAIPLASAQDHKRVFDHDEGPNTGGMGAYSPTPFVTAEIHDQIMARIILPTVAGMKQRDMPFRGVLYAGVMLTEQGPKLFEYNVRFGDPECQVLMLRMMSDIVPAFLAACDGELKHFDLRWYPEPALTVVMAAKGYPGDYKKGTRIDGLDDAAKIEGVEIFHAGTAAKDGAILANGGRVLNVCAMGKSVLEAQQRAYQAVDRIKWPDGFCRRDIAWQAVELEKATG; encoded by the coding sequence ATGAACATTCTCCTGCTCGGTTCCGGTGGCCGCGAACACGCTCTCGCATGGAAGATCGCGGCTTCCCCGTTGCTCACCAAGCTGTGGTGCGCGCCCGGCAACGCCGGCATCGCGCGCGAGGCCGAATGCGTCGCGTTGGACATTACCGACCACGCCGCGGTGATCGATTTCTGCCAACGTAACGCTGTGGATTTCGTCGTAGTCGGCCCGGAAACGCCACTGGCGGCCGGGATCGTCGACGATCTCGCGGCGGCCGGCATCAAGGCGTTTGGCCCGAGCAAGCAGGCCGCCCAGCTCGAGGGATCCAAGGGCTTCACCAAGGCGCTCTGCACCGAATTCAACATTCCAACCGGCGCCTACGGCCGCTTCACGACGGCTGACGACGCGCTGGCTTACGTGCGCGCGCAGGGCGCGCCGATCGTGGTCAAGGCTGATGGCCTGGCCGCCGGCAAGGGCGTTGTCGTCGCGAAAACGCTTGATGAAGCCGAGGCGGCCATCGCCATGATGTTCGACGGCGCGTTCGGTGCGGCGGGTGCGGAAGTCGTGATCGAGGAATATCTCGAAGGCCGCGAGATCAGCTTCTTCGCGCTGTGCGACGGCGAAACCGCGATCCCGCTTGCCTCGGCGCAGGACCACAAGCGCGTGTTCGATCACGACGAGGGGCCGAACACCGGCGGCATGGGCGCCTATTCGCCGACGCCGTTCGTGACGGCTGAAATTCACGACCAGATCATGGCGCGGATCATCCTGCCGACCGTAGCTGGCATGAAGCAGCGCGACATGCCGTTTCGCGGCGTGCTCTATGCCGGCGTGATGCTGACGGAGCAGGGGCCAAAGCTTTTCGAATACAATGTCCGCTTCGGCGATCCCGAGTGCCAGGTGCTGATGCTGCGGATGATGTCCGACATCGTGCCGGCGTTTCTGGCGGCTTGTGACGGAGAACTGAAGCATTTCGACCTGCGTTGGTATCCAGAGCCTGCGCTGACCGTGGTGATGGCAGCGAAGGGTTATCCCGGCGACTACAAGAAGGGCACGCGCATCGACGGCCTCGATGACGCCGCCAAGATCGAAGGCGTCGAAATCTTCCATGCGGGCACGGCGGCGAAGGACGGCGCCATCCTCGCCAATGGCGGCCGCGTGCTGAATGTCTGCGCCATGGGCAAGAGCGTGCTGGAAGCCCAACAGCGTGCCTATCAGGCCGTCGATCGCATCAAATGGCCTGATGGTTTCTGCCGCCGTGACATCGCCTGGCAGGCGGTAGAGCTGGAGAAGGCGACGGGCTGA
- a CDS encoding GYD domain-containing protein has product MVAYVVLANFTEQGIRNAKESPKRADAFKAMAKTFGVTVKEILWTQGRYDIVTIVDAPDELSVLSLTLSLGALGNVRTESLRAFSATEMTKAVGSML; this is encoded by the coding sequence ATGGTAGCTTACGTCGTGCTGGCGAATTTCACGGAGCAGGGAATCCGCAACGCCAAGGAGTCGCCGAAGCGCGCGGACGCCTTCAAGGCAATGGCGAAGACGTTCGGAGTGACAGTGAAGGAGATACTCTGGACACAGGGGCGATATGACATTGTGACCATCGTCGATGCGCCAGATGAGTTATCCGTCCTGTCGCTCACGCTGAGCCTCGGCGCGCTCGGCAATGTTCGTACCGAATCGTTGCGGGCCTTTTCCGCAACTGAGATGACGAAGGCCGTCGGCAGCATGCTTTGA
- a CDS encoding VOC family protein, with the protein MIEGISAITLGTHDMQRAVQFYRSLGFDISCGGEVSSFTSFRAGTGYLNLIAQPDQRRWSWWGRVIFYVADVNAFYDRALAAGCQPTTAPRDAEWGERYFHLTDPDGHELSFARPLRPTGIAPLADTAG; encoded by the coding sequence ATGATCGAAGGGATCAGCGCGATCACACTTGGCACTCACGACATGCAACGCGCCGTCCAGTTCTACCGCTCACTGGGGTTTGACATCTCGTGCGGCGGCGAAGTGTCTTCGTTTACCAGCTTTCGGGCAGGGACCGGCTATCTCAACCTGATTGCCCAGCCTGATCAACGGCGCTGGTCCTGGTGGGGGCGCGTCATTTTCTACGTCGCCGACGTCAATGCATTTTACGACCGTGCGCTGGCGGCGGGGTGCCAGCCTACGACCGCGCCCCGCGATGCCGAATGGGGGGAACGCTACTTTCATCTCACCGACCCCGATGGGCACGAGCTCAGCTTCGCGCGGCCTTTGCGGCCTACGGGCATAGCTCCCCTCGCCGACACGGCAGGATAA